The genomic segment ATCAGCGGCAGCGCCACGATCGAATCCCACAGCCGCACCACCGGCGTGGTCAGATCGAGCAATTCCTGCTGCTGACGCTCGATGATCTCCTGACGCGTTTCCTGGTAAGCCTCGACCGTCAGCAGGCCGAGCCTGTCGAGCGTTTGCGTCAGCTTCCAGAGTTCGTCTACCAGGCGGGACGAATCCTTGCCGAACTCTTTCCGCAACGCGTCAAACAAGGGCTTTTTCAGCGAAAAGATGAAGGTGGCAGTTTCCGCCGGGGAAAAACCCTGCACGACACGTTCACGCGACAGCGCGATGAGATGTGCGCGGATAGCCTGCCAGGCTTCGCCGCTCAATTCCTCGTCGTAGTCGCTTTTGACTGCCTTCGCGAAGATCGCGAGAAATACCCGTGACGTTTCTTTCAGTTCGCCGTCCGAGATCACCCCTTGCCGCGAACCGCCCGCCAACTGTCCATCGACCCACGCCGTCAGGATAGAACTTTCGTTCTTTTCCAGAATGGCACCCAAATCTGTCTGATCGCTCAATGTTTGCTCCTGAGTGGGTTCATGCGCTATCCAACGAGTGCCATATCATACAGTCCGGCGATTTCGGCGGGCCGTGTGTCTTCTCTTCCTTGAATGAATTTTTTAGCGGAGGTTGCGCTCTCGCACAAAGGAAGTTTTGGGCGCACACGTAAACCCTGAATTTTCCGATCTGGCAGCCGTCCATCGGTACTTTCTACGACACCCGATCCGTTTTTTTCGTGCAGTGCAGCACGCAAATTTGCGATTTCCCCGGCGCGCATTCAGCCACCACATTACGTCGCTAGTGGCCTTGATAAGAGTCTGTATGGCAGCCTGCCGACTCTTTCCGATTTCCGCAGCCGCACCGGTATCGATTTAGACGGCGGCACGAGGCTGCCCTTCGCGTGATGCGACAGCGGGATGAGCCGGTTGCATTCAGTAGCGGCTCATGACACAACTGGCCGGCGTATCGAAAGCATGTACGCGCGAGAAGTTAATACAGGCAGGAAGTTCCGGGCGACGCGCGTCCTGACACGTAGAACATGGCCTCTTCTGCTTCAATTGCGCGTCACCCTTTTGCGATCCCGGCGAACGCGTGTCCCCCTGTCGTTTGCGAGGACCGGTCGGTGGCCGGGTCCCAGCGCGCGGGTGCAGTCAGCCATCCTGACGATTCGGGTTCGGTCAGTGTGTGTGGTGCAAAAAAATCGGGATCGATATGTTTGCTGGCGACGTCCCATGCGGTCGCATTCGCCCCCTTCTCGCAGCATGTAGCGTCACGCGAGTTCACGCTCACTGGCACGCTTTTATCGTCGATTGGCGGCTGAGGTATGAAGCTCCCGATTACTCCCGGCTCATCAAATGCGAAGACGGTTTGCGGGTCTTACGTCGTGCTGGCAGTTGCCAAAGGCGGCTTCGCACGCGCTGATGAGCTGGGTATGCCACACGCAATCTGGTGCACGGCCCGCTACGACAAACGAATAAAAACGGGCAGCGTAACGCGTCCGCACATACGCACCTTTATCCGCGTGCAGGGAACGGCTCTTGCGATGTCAGCAACACCAGGCCGCGCTCGATCATCGTCGTTGACATCGTTCGCAGGTAATGCGCAGCGACATCTGACGAAGATCACAACGCCTTTCCTATCCCGGAGTTATTCATGGCCGACACCCGCAATCAATTCACCATGCAGGACCCCACCACACAATATCCGCAGCCGCCCTTCGAACGGCAGCCGCAATCAGCGCCCGGACTGGCGCAGAGGATGACTCCGAAGCCCGATCACGGCGAGACGAGCTACAGGGGATTCGGTCGACTCGCCGGCCGCCGCGCACTGATCACCGGCGCGGACAGCGGCATTGGACGAGCGGTTGCGATCGCATTCGCCCGCGAAGGTGCCGATGTGGCGCTGAACTATTTGCCGAGCGAGGAAGCGGACGCACGCGAGGTCATCCGGCTCGTTGAAGAAGCTGGCAGGAAGGCAATCGCCCTGCCCGGCGACGTTGGCGACGAGGCGTTTTGCCGCCGGCTTGTCGAACAGTCGGTCGGGCAACTCGGCGGCCTCGATATTCTGGTGAACGTGGCGGGCAAGCAGGTATTCGTCGAAGATATCGCCGATCTCACCACGCAGCAACTCGAAACGACCTTCCGCACCAATGTCTTTGCGATGTTCTGGCTCTGCAAGGCAGCTTTGCCGCATCTGCCGCCGGGCGCGACCATCATCAATACGACGTCGATCCAGAGTTATCAGCCAAGCCCGGGTCTGCTCGACTACGCGTCGACCAAAGCGGCCATCACGGCCTTCACCCACGGCCTGGCGAAACAGGTGATCGGTAAAGGCGTCCGTGTCAATGCAGTTGCACCAGGTCCAGTGTGGACACCGCTTCAGCCGAGCGGCGGGCAGCCGCAGGAGAAAGTCGAAGAATTCGGCTTGGAAGCGCCGATGAAGCGCCCCGGCCAGCCTGCGGAACTCGCACCTGTCTATGTACTGCTGGCGTCGCAGGAGTCGAGCTTTGTGACGGGCGAAGTGTATGGCGTGACCGGTGGCAATCATCTGCCTTGATAAGGGCTCACGCGGGTATGGGGCGGTGTCGGCGCTCGATTCGTGCGCCCGGCATCGCTCCGCAGGATCGCGTTGCTTTCGCCATTAGAAAAACTGCTTTCTGCGGGCCGTCCGCACGGCATCGAGCGATGCTAACCGTAAAAAATGAGAGCCCTGAGGACGCCTGTCCGAAGCCGCCGCGAAACCGTCAAAGTGGTCACCTGAAAATACCCAAAATCGGTCATTTTTAGAATCCATTTCGACGTCTAAGATTCACTCATCGCGTCACGGAATGCCAGCAGAACAGCGTCCAGCCACGCGTTCAACCATCCCACTGAGGAGTGAATCATGGAACAACGTCTCGACTTCTACAAAGCCAATCCCGCCGCGATCAAGGCAATGCTCGGCGTCGAAGAGCGCATCGGCAAATCGGCGCTCGAAAAATCGCTGACCGAACTGGTGCGTCTGCGTGCATCGCAGATCAACGGCTGCGCATTCTGCGTCGACATGCACACCACCGACGCCCGCAAAGGCGGCGAAACCGAGCGCCGTCTCGCCACCGTAGTGGTATGGCGCGAAACGCCGTTCTTCACCGACCGCGAACGCGCCGCACTCGAATGGACCGAAGCGGTGACGCTGGTGTCGCACGAGCATGTGCCCGATGCCGTGTGGGAAGCTGTGCGTCCGCATTTCAGCGACGAGGAACTGGTCGACCTGACGCTGCTGATTTCGGCGATCAACGCATGGAACCGCTTTGCGATTTCGTTCCGCAAGATGCCTGCATAAAAGGCTGCACGACGCGCTGGATGAAAGGACTCCCTAAGGCCTGCATGAAGGACCCGCGTCAAAGCCAGATCATGCCGAACCCGCTACGCGAGCGCTCAATAAGCCGCTTCGCGTAGCGCCCGGTCGCCCGACACCTTGAAAGCCGCCGTCAACTCGCTCAACTGCCGCGCCTGATCGGCCAGCGAGTTCGCGGTCGCCGCGCTTTCCTCGACCAGCGCCGCATTGTGCTGGGTCACCTCGTCCATTTGCGTGACGGCGAGGCTCACCTGTTTGATCCCCTCGCTCTGCTCCTTCGACGCCGCCGCGATCTCGCCGACGATCCGCGCGACCCGTTCGATCGCAGCTTCGATGTTCTGCATCGTGCCGCCCGCTTCGTTGACGAGGCCTGCGCCGTTTTCCACGCGCGAGGTGGACTCCGCGATCAGCGCGCCGATTTCCTTTGCGGCCGCCGCCGAGCGTTGCGCGAGACTGCGCACTTCGCCCGCGACCACCGCAAAACCGCGCCCTTCCTCGCCCGCTCGCGCCGCTTCGACGGCCGCATTCAGCGCAAGAATATTGGTCTGGAAAGCAATGCCCTCGATTGCGGTGATGATGCCGGTCATCTTCGACGAACCCGCGTGAATCACGCGCATGGTCTCGACCATGCTGCCGACCGAATCGCGCCCGCGCGCGGCCATCTCCGATGCGCGCAGCGCCAGTTCGCTCGCGTGATGCGCGTTCTCGGCGTTCAGTTGCACGGTCGACGTGAGTTGCTCCATCGCCGCCGCCGTCTGTTCGAGCGACGCGGCCTGTTCCTCGGTCCGTTGCGACAGATCGAGATTGCCTGCCGCAATCTGCTGGGTCGACGACGCAATCGAATGAGAGCCGGCCCGCACCGTGGTGACGGTTGCGCCGAGCTTGTCCTGCATCGACGCGACGCCGCGCAACAGCGTCGCCATTTCGTCGTTCGAGCGGATCGTTACGCGGGTCGTCAATTCACCGGCGGCGATCGCGTCGAACTGGCGCAGCGCGTCGTTCAGCGGCGTCATGATCGCGCGGCGCAACGTGCGCCAGCTGACGAACGCCACCGTCAAGCCCAGCACGATGCTGCCGATACACGCGATCAGCAGCGTATGAAAGCGCGCCGCCGAGCGGTCGTTCGCGTCGCTCGCCTGCTGATTCAGGTAGTTTTCCAGCGCACCCTGGCTCGTGTTCATCGCCGTATAAAGGCCGATCAGGTGATTCGCGCGGCCCTCGTCCATCCAGCTCACGTCGCCGCTGCGGATCGCCTCGACCAGCTTGTCGATACCGTCACGCCGCACAGCAGTGCGCTTCGCGTCGAGGTCGTCGGTGAGGGTTTGCAGTTCCGGCGTTTTCGGCAACTCGCGGAATGTGCGCCACCATTTGTCCGACTCGCCGAGCAGCATGTTCGCGCGTTCGAGTTGCGCGGTCAGTTGCGGCGAGTGCGGATTGCTCATCGCCCAGTCAAGGCCGAAGCGCGCCCGCGACATGGCGGTGCCCGATTTGCCGAGCGCGACGACCGACGCGAAGTGGACCGCGTACGCGTCGTGCTGCGCGTCGTTGCTTTCGTCCATGCCGAGAATGCCGAGGGCGCCGGTGGCGATCAACAGCACGCCGAGAAACGCGATGGTGATCGCGATGCGGAGATTGATGGTGAGGTGTCTGGTCATCGTGATTGTTCTGGCTCTGGCTGGTCTCGCGCTCTGGCTCATGACGTGCGGCTCCTGCGCACGGATGAAAGGCGATGTGTCCCGACGCCTTCCACGTGGCCACTCTGTACTTCCTGCTCAAACGATTTTTTGTTCCTTATTTGGAACATCTAACCGTATATGGAAAGTATATCGAGACAGGATCGTGCGAAAAAATAAAATCTGAAAGACGCGGTAAACGCGCAACAGGCGTGGCAGCGTCTGCGGAGACCGTATCTGGAGGAGTGGGAGGGCCGGAAAAGGCCACGATCAGGGCGCGCATTGCGCGCGCCGCCATTCATTTCTGGTTGCGGCTAACAGCATGTGTGCCGCTTGTTTCCCGCTTATTCGCCGCGCGAATTGCCGCTCCGTTGCGGAACGGCATCCATCGGAATCATTCGCCGATCCACGAACCCCGCAGATCGCTGTCATGCAGCAATTGCAGCAGCGTCCCCGCCGGACGGCTGAGCCGTTTCGCCGCGAGCGCGATGAATTCCACCGACGGCAGCGTCGGCAGACCGGCCGCATTCAACGGCGGCGTCAGCCCGCGCGCGGCCAGATACTGCGGACGCACGGTAATACCCAAACCACCGCGCGCCGCCGCAATGCATCCCGAGTGACTGCTGCTCGTACACACGACCTGCCAGCTGAAACCCGCCTCGGCGAGCGCGTCGAGCACGACTGCGCGCGTCACGCTCGGCTCGGCGACCAGAATCAGAGGCAACGGCTGGCTCAGATCGACCAGCGTGCCCGCGCGCGCGAGCCACTCCAGCCGTCCGGTGAAAAGCGGCACGCCGCGACGGTCGCCCAACCGCCGCTTGCCGACCAGCAGATCGATCTCGCCCGCATCCAGCAACTCGTACAGCTTGCCGGTCATGCCGATGGTGATTTCCAGTTCGACGTCGGGATGGGCGTCGCGGAAGGCCGCCAGCACCGTGGGTAGCGGGCCGAGCGCGACATCGTCGGAAGAACCGAGACGCACGCGGCCTTTCAGACGCGGCGCGCGAAACTGCGATTCGGCGCGTGCGAGCGCCTGCAGGATCACGCTGGCGTGCGCGAGCATGGCCTCGCCGTCGGGGGTCATCGCGAGCGAATGGGTGTCGCGCACGAACAGGCGCCGGCCGACGCTTTCTTCGAGCCGCCGGATGTGTTCGCTGACGCTCGATTGCGTCAGGTTCAGCCGCCGCCCCGCTTCGGTGAAGCTGTGGCAAGCGGCGACGGTTGCAAAAGTCTTGAGCCAGATGGGATTGAGCATGATGCGCCATTGTCGCGCTGCTTATCGCCAAAGTCGATAACAGTCAGCGTCGCTAGTGGGGTTCCCGATTGATGAAGATGTCAATATCATGACGGAATTCCCCAATGAATTGCCCCGCGCAGACGCCGTCAAGGCCGCCTGAGCGCGTCGTGAAAAATGACCAAGGATTCCTCCCAGACCGCGCTGCTGTGGATCGTCGCCGCCGGTTTCTTCATGCAATCGCTCGACACGACGATTGTCAACACCGCGCTGCCATCCATCGCCAACAGCCTGCACGTCGCGCCGCTCGCGATGCAGCCGATCGTGGTGGCCTACACGCTGACCATGGCGATGCTCACACCCGCGTCCGGCTGGCTCGCCGACCGCTTCGGCACCCGCCGCGTGTACTTCGTGGCGATCCTGATCTTCGTGCTCGGCTCGGTCTGCTGCGCGAGCGCGCATACGCTCGGCCAACTGGTGATGGCGCGCGTGCTGCAAGGCATCGGCGGCTCGATGCTGCTGCCGATCGGACGCCTCGCCGTGTTGCGCAGCGTCTCGGGCGAGCAGTACGTGTCGGCGCTCGCGTTCATTTCGATTGCGGGCCAGCTCGGACCGATTGCCGGGCCGACGCTCGGCGGCTGGTTCGTGCAGGCCATCACCTGGCACTGGATTTTTCTGATCAACGTGCCGATCGGCGCGGTGGGTCTGTACGCGGTGCAACGCTATCTGCCGTCGCACGGTGAAGCCAAGGCGCCGCCGTTCGACTTTATCGGCTGCGGATTGCTGTCGCTGTGCATGATCGCGTTCTCGCTCGCCATCGACGCGCCGGTTCCCACGCATCGGGCCGCGTGGTCGGCGGGACTGTTCGTGCTCGCCGTGCTGAGCGCGCTGGCCTACATTCCGTATGCACGGCATCGGCGCGAACCGCTGTTCAAGCTCTCTCTGTTCGGCGAGCCGAATTTCAGCGTCGGGCTGGTCGGCAATCTCGTCTGCCGGGTCGGCTCCAGCGCGGTGCCGTTCCTCGTGCCGCTGCTACTGCAATTGCAACTGGGCTATTCGCCGCTGCATTCCGGGCTGATGATGCTGCCCGCGGCGCTCGCCGGCACCGTCGCCAAACGCTGGATCGCGCCGCTCGTGCGCCGCTATGGCTACGACACGTTTTTGCTGGTCAACACGATCATTGTCGGCTCGGCCATCGTGTCGTTCGCGCTGATCTCGCGCGGCACGCCGCTCGTGATCGAGGCCGCGATTCTGGCCGTGTTCGGCGCGGCCAATTCGATGCAGTTCGCGGCGATGAACAGCGTCACGCTCAAAGGCCTCTCTCACGAAGATGCGGGTAGCGGCAACAGCCTCTTTTCGATGGTGCAGATGCTGGCGATCGGGTTGGGTGTGTCGATCGGCGGCGGACTGGTGAACGTGTTCTCCGCGCACTGGGGATCGGCGGAACTGGGATTCCGGTTCGCCTTCGTGTGCGTCGGCGTGATCACGCTGGTGTCGGCGTGGATCTTCCGCCATCTCGACGACGCGTCGGGGACAAGCCCCGTACGCGGCCAGGCGGCTCAAGGCGCGGGGCGCTGATTTTGCGTTGCCGCTGGCCGGCCCCGAGTACGGCGGCCAGTCGATCCGCCGTGCTTCGACCAAGCCTGCCTTTCACTTTTCGATCTGCATTGTTTGCGTAAGCGTGGTCTGAAAAGCTTGGGCCCGAGCCAGAGTCACTGCGGTAAACGCACGCCCGAAAAACCCTCGCACGCTTCGATCAGCCGCTCCTGCACAGCGACATCGCGCAATGCCGGATGCGTGTCGCGCGGCTGCTTGTGATAAAAATACGCGCCGCTCACTCTGGCCGCCGGTTCGTCGCTGACGGCCAGCCACACCTGTGTTTCCGGTGCGGCCTGCAAATCGTCCGGCGCGCCCTTGCCGCCCATTTTCGTCGCGACCCAACCCGGCTCCAGCGCATTCGACAACACCCCCGGCCAGCGACGCGCCATCGCGAACGCCAGCAACGCATCGTGCAGCTTCGAGTCCGAATACGCAGCCGTGCCGCGCCAGGGACGCCGCTCCCACGCGAGATCGACCAGACTCGCGTCGCCGCTGCGATGCAGGCCCGAACTGAGATAGACGAGCCGCTTCGGCTTGTCGATCAGCGCGGTCAGCACGTACGGAGCCAGCGTGTTCACGGCGAACACATGCGGCAAGCCGTCGACGGTCGACACCCGGCGCGGCTCCTGAAAACCGACCGCCGCATTGTGGATCACCGCATCGAAATGGCCGAGCCGATTGACCTGCTCAGCGAGCGCTTTCGTCGCCGCAATACTCGACAGATCGCCGACGAGTGCGGCCCGCGCTTCAGGCACCGCCTTCAACGCATCTGCCGCGCGCGCATCGCTGCGCGCATGCAAAACGACTTCATGTCCTGCATCGACGAGTAGACGCGCGGCCATTTGGCCTAAACCATCGGAAGATCCGGTAATAAAAACACGCGACATGATCGATTCTCCGTTGAATAGTCCGAATATGCCCGATGCATGACGAGAAGCCCATTCCATCGCATGTGGGCCGAGTCCGAACAGGCTAACGCCTGGCGCGCGATTGACGCGATAGCGTCGCTATCATGGCACTCATGACATCGCATCATCGATAAGCGCTGAGAGGCCCGCACCGCCTGCGTTCTCGCGTGAATCAAAGGCTACTTTCGCGTTAGCATGTCGTGCATTAATGCATAACAAAAGGAAGATCACATGCCATTTGACGAGCGCATGCTGAACGGCATGGGCGTCTTGACGGCGATCGTCGATTGCGGCAGTTTTGCGGCGGCCGGCGAAGCGCTCGACATGTCGCAATCCGGGGTGAGCCGTTCAGTTGCACGGCTCGAAGCACGTTTGGGTATCCGCCTGTTCGACCGCACCACACGCTCGGTCACGCTGACCGACGAAGGGCGCCGCTTCTACGAACAGATCGTGCCGCTGCTCGGCGGACTCGAAGAGGCGGCGGCATCGGCGGCACAAGGCGCGACAGCGGTACGCGGACGTTTGCGCGTGAACATGGACCCGTTCTTTTCGCGCCTCGTGCTGGGGCCGCGGCTCGGCGGCTTTATCGACAAGCATCCCGATCTGCAACTCGAACTGATCACGCGTGACCAGTTGGGCGATATGGTCGCCGACGGCTTCGATCTCGCGATCCGTTTCGGCGAGCCGCCGGTGTCGACGCTGATCGCGCGCAAGCTGCTCGACACACGCATCCTGACCGTGGCCGCGCCTTCGTATCTGAAGAAGCATGGTCATCCGGTGAACCCGGCCGATCTCGAGAGCGGCAAGCACGTGTGCATCAAGTTTCGCGATCCACTCACCGGGTATCCGTTCGCGTGGGAGTTTCATCGCGGCCGCAAGAAGCATGTGATTACGCCGCAGGGACGCCTGACCGTGAACGACGTGGGCACCTTGCATAGCGCGTGTGCAGCGGGCCAGGGGATTGCGCAGATTCTGTCGCTCGGGGCCGAGTCGTTGCTGGCGAACGGCAAGCTGGTCGAGTTGTTCCCCGACTGGGGCGATGAAGTTTATCCGCTGTATGCGCTGTATCCGTCGCGGCATCATCCGCCGGCGAAGGTGCGGGCGTTCTACGATTTCATCGTTTCGCTGACGGGTGGTGCGGCCCGCGAAGCGGGCGTCTGAAGCGTGCGGGTTGCGGTCGCTTTACGGTGCGGATTTGCTGCGCTGCGTTGTGGTGTTACGAGCTGGCGTTATGCACTAGCGGTACGCAGCAGCACCGTGCCGCAGTGTGATGCCAACCCGCGCTATCCAATCGTATAGCGGTTCTGCGAGCCAGGAACGTACACGCCACGCGCGAGCATCAGTATCTGCTCGCGATGGCGGTCGAATGCCGCCAGCACAGCCGGTTCATCCGAGCCCGCATTCGGACTCAGATTCGACAGCACCGAATCGTTGACGGCGAAGGCGATTTCGCGTGCATTGTCGTAGCCCCAGAAATTGACGCAATGGTGATAAGCGTCGTAGCTGCGGCTCGGGTTCGGGAAGTTGAGCGACATGTCGTGCTCCGGCAGTTGTCCATTTCCTTTTGCACGTTGCGCTGAATGAGTGGCGCGGTCAAGCGGTTTTTGCTCCGCAATTCCCGGCTTGCAGGGCCGCGCCATTCGCTCCGATCGTCTGACGTTGCGGGTCGTTTCAGGCCACCTCCTCCAGCAATTCCCGCACCGCCGTCCTCGCTTCGCGTGCGAGTTCTTTCAGATCGACACCGTCGATCTGGTCGTCGGCGACCACCTGCCTGCCCGCGCAAAACAGAGCGGC from the Paraburkholderia fungorum genome contains:
- a CDS encoding LysR family transcriptional regulator translates to MLNPIWLKTFATVAACHSFTEAGRRLNLTQSSVSEHIRRLEESVGRRLFVRDTHSLAMTPDGEAMLAHASVILQALARAESQFRAPRLKGRVRLGSSDDVALGPLPTVLAAFRDAHPDVELEITIGMTGKLYELLDAGEIDLLVGKRRLGDRRGVPLFTGRLEWLARAGTLVDLSQPLPLILVAEPSVTRAVVLDALAEAGFSWQVVCTSSSHSGCIAAARGGLGITVRPQYLAARGLTPPLNAAGLPTLPSVEFIALAAKRLSRPAGTLLQLLHDSDLRGSWIGE
- a CDS encoding SDR family NAD(P)-dependent oxidoreductase; amino-acid sequence: MSRVFITGSSDGLGQMAARLLVDAGHEVVLHARSDARAADALKAVPEARAALVGDLSSIAATKALAEQVNRLGHFDAVIHNAAVGFQEPRRVSTVDGLPHVFAVNTLAPYVLTALIDKPKRLVYLSSGLHRSGDASLVDLAWERRPWRGTAAYSDSKLHDALLAFAMARRWPGVLSNALEPGWVATKMGGKGAPDDLQAAPETQVWLAVSDEPAARVSGAYFYHKQPRDTHPALRDVAVQERLIEACEGFSGVRLPQ
- a CDS encoding carboxymuconolactone decarboxylase family protein — its product is MEQRLDFYKANPAAIKAMLGVEERIGKSALEKSLTELVRLRASQINGCAFCVDMHTTDARKGGETERRLATVVVWRETPFFTDRERAALEWTEAVTLVSHEHVPDAVWEAVRPHFSDEELVDLTLLISAINAWNRFAISFRKMPA
- a CDS encoding DHA2 family efflux MFS transporter permease subunit, whose amino-acid sequence is MTKDSSQTALLWIVAAGFFMQSLDTTIVNTALPSIANSLHVAPLAMQPIVVAYTLTMAMLTPASGWLADRFGTRRVYFVAILIFVLGSVCCASAHTLGQLVMARVLQGIGGSMLLPIGRLAVLRSVSGEQYVSALAFISIAGQLGPIAGPTLGGWFVQAITWHWIFLINVPIGAVGLYAVQRYLPSHGEAKAPPFDFIGCGLLSLCMIAFSLAIDAPVPTHRAAWSAGLFVLAVLSALAYIPYARHRREPLFKLSLFGEPNFSVGLVGNLVCRVGSSAVPFLVPLLLQLQLGYSPLHSGLMMLPAALAGTVAKRWIAPLVRRYGYDTFLLVNTIIVGSAIVSFALISRGTPLVIEAAILAVFGAANSMQFAAMNSVTLKGLSHEDAGSGNSLFSMVQMLAIGLGVSIGGGLVNVFSAHWGSAELGFRFAFVCVGVITLVSAWIFRHLDDASGTSPVRGQAAQGAGR
- a CDS encoding methyl-accepting chemotaxis protein codes for the protein MTRHLTINLRIAITIAFLGVLLIATGALGILGMDESNDAQHDAYAVHFASVVALGKSGTAMSRARFGLDWAMSNPHSPQLTAQLERANMLLGESDKWWRTFRELPKTPELQTLTDDLDAKRTAVRRDGIDKLVEAIRSGDVSWMDEGRANHLIGLYTAMNTSQGALENYLNQQASDANDRSAARFHTLLIACIGSIVLGLTVAFVSWRTLRRAIMTPLNDALRQFDAIAAGELTTRVTIRSNDEMATLLRGVASMQDKLGATVTTVRAGSHSIASSTQQIAAGNLDLSQRTEEQAASLEQTAAAMEQLTSTVQLNAENAHHASELALRASEMAARGRDSVGSMVETMRVIHAGSSKMTGIITAIEGIAFQTNILALNAAVEAARAGEEGRGFAVVAGEVRSLAQRSAAAAKEIGALIAESTSRVENGAGLVNEAGGTMQNIEAAIERVARIVGEIAAASKEQSEGIKQVSLAVTQMDEVTQHNAALVEESAATANSLADQARQLSELTAAFKVSGDRALREAAY
- a CDS encoding STAS domain-containing protein, with the translated sequence MSDQTDLGAILEKNESSILTAWVDGQLAGGSRQGVISDGELKETSRVFLAIFAKAVKSDYDEELSGEAWQAIRAHLIALSRERVVQGFSPAETATFIFSLKKPLFDALRKEFGKDSSRLVDELWKLTQTLDRLGLLTVEAYQETRQEIIERQQQELLDLTTPVVRLWDSIVALPLIGTLDSERTQVVMESLLDSIVENEAAIAIIDITGVPTVDTLVAQHLLKTVAAARLMGAECIISGIRPQIAQTIVHLGVDLGDVVTKATLAEALKVALRRVGLGVGKLSALKQDN
- a CDS encoding LysR family transcriptional regulator, encoding MPFDERMLNGMGVLTAIVDCGSFAAAGEALDMSQSGVSRSVARLEARLGIRLFDRTTRSVTLTDEGRRFYEQIVPLLGGLEEAAASAAQGATAVRGRLRVNMDPFFSRLVLGPRLGGFIDKHPDLQLELITRDQLGDMVADGFDLAIRFGEPPVSTLIARKLLDTRILTVAAPSYLKKHGHPVNPADLESGKHVCIKFRDPLTGYPFAWEFHRGRKKHVITPQGRLTVNDVGTLHSACAAGQGIAQILSLGAESLLANGKLVELFPDWGDEVYPLYALYPSRHHPPAKVRAFYDFIVSLTGGAAREAGV
- a CDS encoding DUF1488 domain-containing protein → MSLNFPNPSRSYDAYHHCVNFWGYDNAREIAFAVNDSVLSNLSPNAGSDEPAVLAAFDRHREQILMLARGVYVPGSQNRYTIG
- a CDS encoding SDR family oxidoreductase; its protein translation is MADTRNQFTMQDPTTQYPQPPFERQPQSAPGLAQRMTPKPDHGETSYRGFGRLAGRRALITGADSGIGRAVAIAFAREGADVALNYLPSEEADAREVIRLVEEAGRKAIALPGDVGDEAFCRRLVEQSVGQLGGLDILVNVAGKQVFVEDIADLTTQQLETTFRTNVFAMFWLCKAALPHLPPGATIINTTSIQSYQPSPGLLDYASTKAAITAFTHGLAKQVIGKGVRVNAVAPGPVWTPLQPSGGQPQEKVEEFGLEAPMKRPGQPAELAPVYVLLASQESSFVTGEVYGVTGGNHLP